From one Triticum urartu cultivar G1812 chromosome 3, Tu2.1, whole genome shotgun sequence genomic stretch:
- the LOC125542858 gene encoding protein GET4, producing MSRSMSLNMRSASRRDLPPPQKTIERFEKMVEGGSYYEAQQMYKSTSARYITCQRYSEGLDILQSGATIQLKHGQITCGAELAVLFVDTLVKGQCPYNEETFDRVRKIYEAFPRINMPHFLGDDYDDDGQKLSEAISAAKVRSEGCSSFLRAALRWSAEFGTSRNGSPDLHVMLGEYIYSESPETDMTKVSSHFVRGNDPKKFASMLVNFMGKCYPGEDDTAIARSVLMYLSLGNLRDANLLMDGMKEQLKSADMELPKTALIEFIKYLLQTLERDAYPLF from the exons ATGTCTCGGTCCATGAGCCTCAACATGAGGTCGGCCTCGCGCCGCGACCTGCCGCCTCCCCAGAAG ACAATCGAAAGGTTTGAGAAGATGGTGGAAGGGGGAAGTTACTACGAGGCCCAACAAATGTACAAATCTACCAGTGCAAG ATACATTACTTGTCAAAGGTATTCGGAAGGCTTGGACATCCTTCAGTCAGGAGCTACAATCCAGTTGAAGCATGGACAG ATAACTTGCGGTGCTGAACTCGCTGTGCTGTTCGTGGACACTCTTGTCAAAGGGCAATGTCCTTATAATGAAGAAACTTTTG ATCGTGTCAGAAAGATATACGAGGCGTTCCCCAGGATAAATATGCCCCATTTCCTTGGAGATGATTATGACGATGATGGGCAGAAATTATCCGAAGCTATTTCTGCTGCAAAAGTGCGTTCTGAAGGTTGTTCATCATTTCTAAGAGCAGCTCTCAG GTGGTCTGCGGAGTTTGGGACATCAAGAAACGGATCTCCTGATCTGCATGTTATGTTGGGCGAATACATTTATTCCGAATCTCCAGAAACG GACATGACTAAAGTATCAAGTCATTTTGTGCGCGGTAACGATCCTAAAAAATTTGCTTCTATGCTGGTAAACTTTATGGGCAAG TGCTACCCTGGTGAAGATGATACTGCAATTGCACGCAGTGTCCTAAT GTATCTATCACTAGGGAATCTCAGAGACGCAAATTTACTTATGGATGGGATGAAGGAGCAGCTAAAATCTGCTGACATGGAACTTCCAAAAACAGCTTTAATTGAGTTTATCAAGTATCTTCTTCAAAC GCTTGAAAGAGATGCTTACCCTCTTTTTTAG